From one Lycium ferocissimum isolate CSIRO_LF1 chromosome 7, AGI_CSIRO_Lferr_CH_V1, whole genome shotgun sequence genomic stretch:
- the LOC132064503 gene encoding cullin-associated NEDD8-dissociated protein 1: MANLTITNILEKMTGKDKDYRYMATSDLLNELNKEGFKLDVELEGKLSNTILQQLDDAAGDVSGLAVKCLAPLTKKVREQQILEMTNRLCDKLLNGKELHRDIASIALKTIVSEVPSSSVATNVLVSISPKLIKGITAPGMSTEIKCECLDILCDVLHKYGNLMASDHEVLLASLLPQLCTNQASVRKKTVACIASLSSSLSDDLLAKATVEVVRLLSNKSSKSEMIRTNIQMIGALSRAVGYRFGPHLGDTVPLLISYCTSASENDEELREYSLQALESFLLRCPRDISSYCDEILHLTLEYLSYDPNFTDIMEEDVDEEILEEDEDDESANEYTDDEDVSWKVRRAAAKCLAALVVTRPEMLSKLYEQACPKLIDRFKEREENVKMDVFSTFTELLRQTGNVTKGQTDLNESSPRWLLKQEVPKIVRSLNKQLREKSVKTKVGAFSVLKELVVVLPDCLAEHIGSLIPGIEKALCDKSSTSNLKIEALIFTRLVLASHSPPVFHPHIKAISSPVISAVGERYYKVTADALRVCGELVRVLRPNIEGSTFDFKPYVLPIYNAIMMRLTNQDQDQEVKECAITCMGLVVSTFGDHLQAELSACLPVLVDRMGNEITRLTAVKAFAVIAASPLHLDLSCVIEQVISELTAFLRKANRALRQATLGTLNTLIVAYGDKIGSAAYEVIVMELSTLISDSDLHMTALALELCCTLMADRRSSANVGLTVRNKVLPQALTLVRSSLLQGQALLAIQNFFAALVYSANTSFDTLLDSLLSTAKPSSQSGGVTKQALFSIARCVAVLCLAAGDQKCSSTVNMLTDSLKDDSSTNSAKQHLALLCLGEIGRRKDLSSHAHIENIVIESFQSPFEEIKSAASYALGNIAVGNLPKYLPFILDKIDNQQKKQYLLLHSLKEVIVRQSVDNAEFQDSSVDKILNLLFNHCESDEEGVRNVVAECLGKIALIEPGKLVPALKERISNPAAFTRATVVIAVKYSIVERPEKIDEILSHEISSFLVLIKDKDRHVRRAAVLALSTAAHNKPNLIKGLLPELLPLLYDQTIIKKELIRTVDLGPFKHTVDDGLELRKAAFECVDTLLDTCLDQVNPSSFIVPYLQSGLDDHYDVKMPCHLILSKLADKCPSAVLAVLDSLVDPLQKTINFRPKQDAVKQEVDRNEDMIRSALRAIAALNRISGGDYSHKFKHLMGEIGKSPTLWEKYCSIRNE, from the exons ATGGCGAATTTGACTATTACAAATATACTCGAGaag ATGACGGGCAAGGACAAGGACTACAGATATATGGCAACTTCTGATTTGCTAAATGAATTAAACAAAGAAGGTTTTAAACTTGATGTTGAGCTTGAAGGGAAGTTATCAAACACAATATTGCAGCAGCTCGATGATGCAGCCGGCGATGTTTCTGGATTGGCTGTGAAATG CCTTGCTCCATTGACGAAGAAGGTTCGTGAGCAGCAAATTCTAGAGATGACTAATAGGCTCTGTGATAAACTTCTTAATGGAAAAGAACTACACCGTGATATTGCAAGCATAGCTTTGAAGACTATTGTATCTGAAGTTCCTTCATCATCTGTTGCTACAAACGTCCTTGTCtcaatttcaccaaagttaATAAAAGGGATCACTGCTCCG GGAATGAGCACTGAGATTAAGTGTGAATGTCTTGACATACTATGTGATGTTCTTCACAAGTACGGGAATTTGATGGCCTCCGACCATGAGGTATTGCTAGCTTCGTTATTGCCCCAGCTGTGTACCAATCAAGCTAGTGTCAGGAAGAAGACTGTTGCATGTATAG CATCTCTGTCTTCGAGTTTGTCGGATGATTTGCTGGCGAAGGCTACAGTTGAAGTTGTTCGCCTTTTGAGCAATAAGAGCTCAAAATCGGAGATGATACGAACTAACATTCAGATGATTGGGGCCTTAAG CCGTGCTGTTGGCTATCGCTTTGGTCCCCACCTCGGAGATACAGTTCCATTGCTAATTAGCTACTGTACAAGTGCATCTGAAAATGATGAGGAGCTTCGTGAATATAGTCTGCAG GCACTTGAGAGCTTTTTGCTAAGGTGTCCCCGGGATATTTCTTCCTACTGTGATGAAATTTTGCATCTCACCCTGGAATATCTCAGCTATGATCCCAATTTCACTGACATTATGGAGGAAGATGTTGACGAAGAAATTCTCgaggaagatgaagatga CGAGAGTGCTAATGAATACACTGATGATGAAGACGTCAGTTGGAAGGTTAGAAGAGCTGCTGCCAAATGTTTAGCTGCATTGGTAGTTACTCGGCCTGAGATGCTATCAAAGCTGTATGAGCAG GCTTGTCCAAAGTTGATTGACAGGTTTAAAGAAAGGGAAGAGAATGTTAAG ATGGATGTGTTTAGTACATTCACTGAATTGTTGCGACAAACAGGCAATGTTACAAAAGGACAGACTGATCTGAATGAATCAAG TCCTAGATGGCTATTGAAGCAAGAAGTGCCCAAGATTGTTAGATCATTAAATAAGCAGCTTCGGGAGAAGTCTGTCAAGACAAAG GTTGGTGCCTTCTCAGTTTTGAAAGAACTTGTTGTCGTCCTGCCCGATTGCCTTGCAGAGCACATTGGATCCCTTATTCCTGGAATTGAGAAGGCATTATGC GACAAATCTTCCACATCCAATTTAAAGATTGAAGCCCTCATATTTACAAGACTAGTGTTAGCATCACATTCACCACCTGTTTTCCACCCACATATTAAG GCTATCTCTAGTCCTGTTATATCTGCTGTCGGCGAGCGGTATTACAAAGTTACTGCAGATGCATTAAGAGTTTGCGGTGAGCTTGTACGGGTATTGCGGCCGAATATTGAG GGTTCCACCTTTGATTTCAAACCCTATGTTCTTCCAATATATAATGCCATCATGATGCGTTTGACAAACCAAGATCAGGACCAG GAGGTTAAGGAGTGTGCAATTACTTGCATGGGGCTCGTAGTTTCAACATTTGGTGATCACCTGCAAGCTGAATTATCTGCTTGTCTTCCAGTTCTGGTGGATCGGATGGGCAATGAAATAACTAGACTGACAGCTGTCAAG GCTTTTGCTGTTATAGCTGCTTCTCCATTGCACCTAGACCTCTCATGTGTCATCGAGCAAGTGATTTCTGAGTTAACTGCATTCTTGCGCAAG GCCAATCGAGCTCTCAGACAGGCTACTCTAGGGACCTTGAACACCCTCATCGTTGCTTATGGTGATAAAATCGGATCTGCTGCGTATGAAGTTATTGTTATGGAACTTTCTACGCTAATAAG TGACTCAGACTTGCACATGACAGCCCTCGCGCTGGAGCTTTGCTGTACATTAATGGCTGACAGAAGGTCAAGTGCAAATGTGGGTTTGACTGTGAGAAACAAAGTTCTTCCTCAAGCCTTGACACTAGTGAGGAGTTCACTGCTTCAGGGGCAAGCCCTTCTG GCTATTCAAAACTTTTTTGCTGCATTGGTTTACTCTGCCAATACAAGCTTCGATACTCTGCTTGATTCTCTACTTTCAACTGCTAAACCATCTTCCCAGTCTGGTGGTGTTACCAAACAAGCTTTGTTTTCGATTGCGCGATGTGTGGCAGTTCTTTGTCTTGCCGCTGGTGATCAGAAGTGTTCTTCTACAGTAAACATGCTGACAGACAGCCTGAAAGATGATAGTAGTACTAATTCG GCCAAGCAACATCTTGCCTTGCTGTGTTTAGGggaaattggaagaaggaaggACTTAAGTTCACATGCCCATATCGAAAATATTGTCATCGAGTCCTTCCAATCACCTTTCGAAGAGATAAAGTCAGCTGCCTCTTATGCTCTTGGAAACATTGCTGTGGGTAATCTACCAAAGTATTTACCCTTTATCTTGGACAAAATTGATAATCAGCAGAAGAAGCAGTACCTACTGCTCCATTCTTTGAAAGAG GTCATAGTTAGACAGTCTGTGGATAATGCTGAATTCCAGGATTCAAGTGTGGATAAAATCCTTAATTTGCTCTTTAATCATTGTGAAAGTGATGAAGAGGGTGTTCGGAATGTTGTAGCTGAGTGCCTGGGAAAAATTGCACTTATTGAACCTGGCAAGCTTGTTCCAGCATTGAAG GAGCGGATTAGTAATCCCGCTGCATTCACCAGAGCGACTGTCGTAATTGCTGTGAAATATTCCATAGTTGAGCGGCCAGAGAAGATAGATGAAATTTTGTCTCATGAAATTTCATCTTTCTTGGTGCTTATTAAGGATAAAGACCGG CACGTTAGGCGTGCAGCTGTTCTGGCCTTGAGTACTGCAGCTCATAACAAGCCTAACTTGATAAAGGGCCTTCTACCTGAACTCTTGCCACTTCTATATGATCAGACAATAATTAAG AAAGAATTGATAAGGACAGTTGATCTAGGTCCCTTCAAGCATACAGTTGATGACGGACTCGAACTGAGAAAGGCAGCTTTTGAATGTGTGGACACTTTGCTAGACACTTGTCTTGATCAAGTGAATCCCTCATCTTTCATTGTTCCATATCTTCAATCTGGTCTGGATG ATCATTATGATGTTAAAATGCCATGCCACCTTATCCTTTCTAAACTTGCTGATAAGTGTCCTTCAGCGGTATTAGCAG TTCTGGACTCTTTGGTGGATCCTCTGCAGAAAACGATAAATTTCAGACCAAAACAGGATGCTGTCAAGCAAGAAGTTGATCGCAATGAAGACATGATTCGAAGTGCCCTTCGGGCAATTGCAGCTTTAAACCGGATCAG TGGAGGTGACTACAGCCACAAGTTCAAGCATCTAATGGGTGAAATTGGGAAGTCACCAACACTCTGGGAAAAGTACTGTTCTATCAGGAATGAGTGA
- the LOC132064504 gene encoding uncharacterized protein LOC132064504, which translates to MQSGADEVSIEELASNLSTYKDQLHQVRELLHDEPDNSEYIDMEKELVEVIALTEELLVTAKQSEDGMGTGTSADASHGFHHSGNSNAESRSILDHADKFPVGTKVQAVYSEDGEWYDATIHAHTPNGYYVCYDEWGNKEEVDHANIRPIEEGSVNPLVEAEKIAEATKQALKRKIAQAAASDMQSRSLPAKLLIDPNDPEDVKAAKKKKIHAFKSKVRIEQLEVAQNKRQNAWQQFQSTKGQTKKVGFFSGRKRESIFKSPDDPHGKVGVTGSGKGLTDFQRREKHLHLKGANGEGSDE; encoded by the exons atgcaAAGCGGAGCAGATGAAGTTAGCATTGAAGAATTGGCTTCAAATCTCTCTACTTACAAAGACCAACTTCACCAG GTGCGAGAGCTGTTACATGATGAACCGGACAACTCCGAATATATTGACATGGAGAAAGAGCTTGTTGAG GTGATTGCCTTAACAGAAGAGCTCCTTGTCACTGCAAAACAAAGTGAAGATGGGATGGGTACCGGGACCAGTGCTGATGCATCTCATGGTTTCCACCATTCTGGGAATTCTAATGCG GAATCAAGATCAATATTGGATCATGCCGATAAGTTTCCTGTGGGCACTAAAGTACAAGCCGTTTATAGTGAAGACGGGGAGTG GTATGATGCCACCATTCATGCACATACTCCAAATGGCTATTATGTCTGCTATGATGAATGGGGTAACAAGGAAGAG GTGGATCATGCTAATATAAGACCAATTGAAGAGGGATCTGTCAACCCTTTGGTTGAAGCAGAAAAGATAGCTGAGGCCACAAAACAAGCTCTCAAACGAAAGATAGCTCAAGCTGCAGCTAGTGATATGCAATCTCGGAGTTTGCCCGCAAAGCTTCTCATTGACCCTAATGATCCAGAAGATGTG AAAgctgccaaaaagaaaaagattcatGCTTTCAAGTCTAAGGTGCGGATAGAGCAACTTGAGGTTGCTCAAAACAAGAGGCAAAACGCTTGGCAACAATTTCAGTCAACTAAAGGCCAGACTAAGAAG GTGGGCTTCTTCTCTGGTCGAAAGCGTGAGAGTATCTTCAAGTCTCCGGATGATCCACATGGGAAGGTTGGTGTAACCGGAAGCGGTAAAGGTTTGACAGATTTTCAAAGGAGGGAAAAGCACTTGCATCTAAAAGGCGCAAATGGTGAGGGCTCTGATGAGTAG
- the LOC132064505 gene encoding protein NRT1/ PTR FAMILY 4.3-like, protein MEMEAGRGERGDNNDICEEITTSVDWRGRPSNPIKHGGMKAAAFVLGLQGFEIMGIAAVGNNLITYVINEMHFSLSESANIVTNFIGTIFIIALLGGYLSDSYLGSFWTILIFGFIELSGFILLSVQAHMPQLKPPKCNMLTDGDQCVEAKGFKALIFFVALYLVALGSGCVKPNMISHGADQFNQDNPKQSKQLSRYFNAAYFAFSMGELIALTVLVYVQTNTGMDVGFGVSAAAMALGLISLVCGTLFYRNKPPQGSILTPIAQVLVAAFLNRKRVSPSDARMLHGTHTTKAPNANPTILLLHTNRFRFLDKACIKMQDGNTTKEISRWRLCTVTQVEQVKILISVIPIFACTIIFNTILAQLQTFSVQQGSAMNTKLTKNFNIPPASLQSIPYIMLIFIVPLYDTFFVPFARKFTGHDSGITPLQRIGVGLFVATFSMVSAALMENKRRIAAVESNETLSIFWITPQFLIFGISEMFTAVGLIEFFYKQSLKGSMQSFLTAITYCSYSFGFYLSSLLVSLVNKITSNSSRGGWLSDNNLNKDRLDLFYWLLAVLSFLNFLNYLFWAKWYSKMGSSSATINQEFNSKVVGDGGIV, encoded by the exons ATGGAGATGGAGGCAGGGAGAGGAGAAAGAGGAGATAATAACGATATTTGTGAAGAGATTACTACCAGTGTTGATTGGAGAGGAAGACCTTCTAACCCCATCAAACATGGTGGAATGAAAGCTGCTGCCTTTGTTCTTG GACTGCAAGGATTTGAGATAATGGGAATAGCAGCAGTTGGGAACAACCTCATAACATATGTGATAAATGAGATGCACTTTTCATTGTCAGAATCAGCAAATATAGTGACAAACTTTATAGGGACAATCTTTATCATTGCATTGCTTGGAGGTTATCTCTCCGACTCTTATCTTGGTTCCTTCTGGACCATCCTCATCTTTGGCTTTATCGAACTTTCG GGTTTCATATTACTCTCAGTACAAGCTCATATGCCACAGCTAAAGCCACCAAAGTGCAACATGCTAACTGATGGAGACCAATGTGTGGAAGCAAAGGGTTTCAAAGCATTAATATTTTTTGTGGCATTGTATTTGGTGGCACTAGGGAGTGGATGTGTGAAGCCAAATATGATATCCCATGGTGCTGACCAATTTAATCAAGATAATCCAAAGCAGTCAAAGCAACTTTCAAGATACTTTAATGCTGCTTATTTTGCATTTTCGATGGGGGAACTTATTGCACTTACAGTACTTGTTTATGTGCAAACAAATACTGGAATGGATGTTGGATTTGGTGTCTCAGCTGCTGCTATGGCTTTGGGATTAATCAGCTTAGTTTGTGGCACTCTTTTTTACAGAAATAAACCTCCTCAAGGAAGCATTCTCACTCCCATTGCACAA GTTTTGGTGGCAGCTTTCTTAAATAGAAAGCGTGTTTCTCCATCAGATGCACGTATGCTTCATGGAACCCACACCACCAAGGCTCCTAATGCCAATCCcactattcttcttcttcacaccAATCGATTCAG gTTCTTGGACAAGGCTTGCATAAAAATGCAAGATGGAAATACCACAAAAGAGATAAGTCGATGGAGACTTTGCACAGTAACACAAGTAGAGCAAGTCAAGATCCTAATTTCAGTCATTCCCATATTTGCTTGCACTATAATTTTCAATACCATCTTAGCACAACTTCAAACATTTTCAGTCCAACAAGGAAGTGCCATGAACACTAAGCTAACCAAAAATTTCAATATCCCTCCAGCTTCCCTTCAATCAATCCCTTACATAATGTTAATCTTCATAGTCCCTCTCTATGACACATTCTTTGTCCCTTTCGCCAGAAAATTCACCGGCCATGATTCAG GCATCACCCCTCTGCAACGTATAGGAGTTGGCCTATTCGTTGCAACTTTCTCCATGGTATCAGCAGCCTTAATGGAAAACAAACGTCGAATTGCCGCAGTTGAATCGAACGAAACCCTATCGATATTTTGGATCACCCCACAATTCTTGATATTTGGAATATCAGAAATGTTCACTGCAGTAGGACTTATTGAGTTCTTCTACAAACAATCCTTAAAAGGGTCGATGCAATCATTTTTAACAGCCATTACTTATTGTTCATACTCATTTGGGTTTTATTTAAGCTCACTTCTTGTTTCCTTAGTGAACAAAATCACTTCAAATTCATCTCGTGGTGGCTGGCTTAGTGACAACAACCTCAACAAAGACAGACTTGATCTTTTCTATTGGTTGCTGGCAGTGCTGAGCTTTCTCAATTTCCTCAACTATTTATTTTGGGCTAAATGGTATTCGAAAATGGGATCTTCATCAGCTacaataaatcaagaattcaattccaaagtTGTTGGAGATGGTGGTATAGTTTAG